Proteins encoded in a region of the Marmota flaviventris isolate mMarFla1 chromosome 3, mMarFla1.hap1, whole genome shotgun sequence genome:
- the Rarg gene encoding retinoic acid receptor gamma isoform X1, whose protein sequence is MYDCMESFAPGPRRLYGAAGPGAGLLRRATGSSCFAGLEPFAWPQPASLQSVETQSTSSEEMVPSSPSPPPPPRVYKPCFVCNDKSSGYHYGVSSCEGCKGFFRRSIQKNMVYTCHRDKNCIINKVTRNRCQYCRLQKCFEVGMSKEAVRNDRNKKKKEVKEEGSPDSYELSPQLEELITKVSKAHQETFPSLCQLGKYTTNSSADHRVQLDLGLWDKFSELATKCIIKIVEFAKRLPGFTGLSIADQITLLKAACLDILMLRICTRYTPEQDTMTFSDGLTLNRTQMHNAGFGPLTDLVFAFAGQLLPLEMDDTETGLLSAICLICGDRMDLEEPEKVDKLQEPLLEALRLYARRRRPSQPYMFPRMLMKITDLRGISTKGAERAITLKMEIPGPMPPLIREMLENPEMFEDDSSQPGPQPKASSEDETPRGQGKGDQSPQPDQGP, encoded by the exons ATGTACGACTGCATGGAATCGTTTGCCCCGGGTCCGCGACGGCTGTATGGAGCGGCTGGGCCCGGGGCCGGCTTGCTGCGCAGAGCCACCGGCAGCTCCTGTTTCGCCGGACTTGAGCCTTTTGCCTGGCCGCAACCCGCCAGTCTGCAAT CGGTGGAGACACAGAGCACTAGCTCAGAGGAGATGGTGCCCAGCTCGCCCTCACCCCCACCACCTCCTCGGGTCTACAAGCCCTGCTTCGTGTGCAATGACAAGTCCTCTGGCTACCACTATGGGGTCAGCTCATGTGAAGGCTGCAAG GGCTTCTTTCGACGCAGCATCCAGAAGAACATGGTGTATACATGTCACCGTGACAAAAACTGTATTATCAACAAGGTGACCAGGAATCGCTGCCAGTACTGTAGGCTACAAAAGTGCTTTGAAGTGGGCATGTCCAAGGAAG CTGTGCGGAATGACcggaacaagaaaaagaaagaggtcaAGGAAGAAGGGTCTCCTGACAGCTATGAGCTGAGCCCCCAGTTAGAAGAGCTCATCACCAAGGTCAGCAAAGCCCATCAGGAGACCTTCCCCTCACTCTGCCAGCTGGGCAAGTACACCACG AACTCCAGTGCAGACCACCGGGTGCAGCTGGATCTGGGGCTGTGGGACAAGTTCAGTGAGCTGGCCACCAAGTGCATCATTAAGATAGTGGAGTTTGCCAAGAGGTTGCCTGGCTTTACAGGGCTCAGCATTGCTGACCAGATCACTCTGCTCAAGGCTGCCTGCCTGGACATCCTG ATGCTACGAATCTGCACAAGGTACACCCCGGAGCAGGACACCATGACCTTCTCTGATGGGCTGACCCTGAACCGGACCCAAATGCACAACGCTGGCTTTGGGCCCCTCACAGACCTCGTCTTTGCCTTTGCTGGGCAGCTCCTGCCACTGGAGATGGATGACACCGAGACAGGACTGCTTAGCGCAATCTGCCTCATCTGTGGAG ACCGCATGGACCTGGAGGAACCTGAAAAAGTAGACAAGCTGCAGGAGCCATTGCTGGAAGCCCTGAGGCTGTATGCCCGGCGCCGGAGGCCCAGCCAGCCCTATATGTTCCCAAGGATGCTTATGAAAATCACCGACCTCCGGGGCATCAGCACCAAGG GAGCAGAAAGGGCCATTACCCTGAAGATGGAGATTCCAGGCCCGATGCCCCCACTGATCCGAGAGATGCTGGAGAACCCCGAAATGTTTGAGGACGATTCTTCGCAGCCTGGTCCCCAGCCCAAGGCTTCCAGCGAGGATGAGACTCCCAGGGGCCAGGGCAAAGGAGACCAAAGTCCCCAGCCTGACCAGGGCCCCTGA
- the Rarg gene encoding retinoic acid receptor gamma isoform X2 has protein sequence MERLGPGPACCAEPPAAPVSPDLSLLPGRNPPVCNVAVETQSTSSEEMVPSSPSPPPPPRVYKPCFVCNDKSSGYHYGVSSCEGCKGFFRRSIQKNMVYTCHRDKNCIINKVTRNRCQYCRLQKCFEVGMSKEAVRNDRNKKKKEVKEEGSPDSYELSPQLEELITKVSKAHQETFPSLCQLGKYTTNSSADHRVQLDLGLWDKFSELATKCIIKIVEFAKRLPGFTGLSIADQITLLKAACLDILMLRICTRYTPEQDTMTFSDGLTLNRTQMHNAGFGPLTDLVFAFAGQLLPLEMDDTETGLLSAICLICGDRMDLEEPEKVDKLQEPLLEALRLYARRRRPSQPYMFPRMLMKITDLRGISTKGAERAITLKMEIPGPMPPLIREMLENPEMFEDDSSQPGPQPKASSEDETPRGQGKGDQSPQPDQGP, from the exons ATGGAGCGGCTGGGCCCGGGGCCGGCTTGCTGCGCAGAGCCACCGGCAGCTCCTGTTTCGCCGGACTTGAGCCTTTTGCCTGGCCGCAACCCGCCAGTCTGCAATGTAG CGGTGGAGACACAGAGCACTAGCTCAGAGGAGATGGTGCCCAGCTCGCCCTCACCCCCACCACCTCCTCGGGTCTACAAGCCCTGCTTCGTGTGCAATGACAAGTCCTCTGGCTACCACTATGGGGTCAGCTCATGTGAAGGCTGCAAG GGCTTCTTTCGACGCAGCATCCAGAAGAACATGGTGTATACATGTCACCGTGACAAAAACTGTATTATCAACAAGGTGACCAGGAATCGCTGCCAGTACTGTAGGCTACAAAAGTGCTTTGAAGTGGGCATGTCCAAGGAAG CTGTGCGGAATGACcggaacaagaaaaagaaagaggtcaAGGAAGAAGGGTCTCCTGACAGCTATGAGCTGAGCCCCCAGTTAGAAGAGCTCATCACCAAGGTCAGCAAAGCCCATCAGGAGACCTTCCCCTCACTCTGCCAGCTGGGCAAGTACACCACG AACTCCAGTGCAGACCACCGGGTGCAGCTGGATCTGGGGCTGTGGGACAAGTTCAGTGAGCTGGCCACCAAGTGCATCATTAAGATAGTGGAGTTTGCCAAGAGGTTGCCTGGCTTTACAGGGCTCAGCATTGCTGACCAGATCACTCTGCTCAAGGCTGCCTGCCTGGACATCCTG ATGCTACGAATCTGCACAAGGTACACCCCGGAGCAGGACACCATGACCTTCTCTGATGGGCTGACCCTGAACCGGACCCAAATGCACAACGCTGGCTTTGGGCCCCTCACAGACCTCGTCTTTGCCTTTGCTGGGCAGCTCCTGCCACTGGAGATGGATGACACCGAGACAGGACTGCTTAGCGCAATCTGCCTCATCTGTGGAG ACCGCATGGACCTGGAGGAACCTGAAAAAGTAGACAAGCTGCAGGAGCCATTGCTGGAAGCCCTGAGGCTGTATGCCCGGCGCCGGAGGCCCAGCCAGCCCTATATGTTCCCAAGGATGCTTATGAAAATCACCGACCTCCGGGGCATCAGCACCAAGG GAGCAGAAAGGGCCATTACCCTGAAGATGGAGATTCCAGGCCCGATGCCCCCACTGATCCGAGAGATGCTGGAGAACCCCGAAATGTTTGAGGACGATTCTTCGCAGCCTGGTCCCCAGCCCAAGGCTTCCAGCGAGGATGAGACTCCCAGGGGCCAGGGCAAAGGAGACCAAAGTCCCCAGCCTGACCAGGGCCCCTGA